One Deinococcus grandis DNA window includes the following coding sequences:
- a CDS encoding FKBP-type peptidyl-prolyl cis-trans isomerase, translating into MTAEGKTELKIDKYHEGTGAQAQAGKMVRVHYTGMLENGQKFDSSRDRGEPIEFPLGVGYVIQGWDQGIAQLRVGDKAKLTIPAHLGYGAAGVPGVIPGGATLIFDVELMDVR; encoded by the coding sequence ATGACTGCTGAAGGCAAGACGGAACTGAAGATCGACAAGTACCACGAGGGCACCGGCGCGCAGGCGCAGGCCGGGAAGATGGTGCGCGTGCACTACACCGGCATGCTGGAAAACGGCCAGAAGTTCGACAGCAGCCGTGACCGTGGCGAGCCGATCGAGTTCCCGCTGGGCGTCGGCTACGTCATCCAGGGCTGGGATCAGGGCATCGCGCAGCTGCGCGTGGGCGACAAGGCCAAGCTGACCATCCCCGCCCACCTGGGCTACGGCGCGGCGGGCGTTCCCGGCGTGATTCCCGGCGGCGCGACCCTGATCTTCGACGTGGAACTGATGGACGTCCGCTGA
- the pckA gene encoding phosphoenolpyruvate carboxykinase (ATP), producing MSLTATDPLADLGIKTATIHLNPGVDALYADAIRLGEGVQAACGPLTVRTNKTGRSPKDRFIVEDDLTRDRVWWGGFNTPISPVVFDRLLDKMTRHAEGKELFVQQVYAGTDPRYRIGCRMVTEMAYHSLFIRNMFVRPTPEELADFHEDWTVLNIPSFKADPAVDGVRSDTFIIVNFTRKMIIAGGTQYAGENKKGIFGVLNFLLPEAGVMPMHCSANVGEGGDVALFFGLSGTGKTTLSADPSRKLIGDDEHGWTDSGVFNFEGGCYAKVINLNAEAEPAIHRTTRTYGTVLENVVLDAQGEPDLNDGSLTENTRSAYPIDQIDNVQPGSIAGHPKNVVFLTADAYGVLPPISRLSAEQTMYQFISGFTAKIPGTEDGVTEPSPTFSTCFGAPFMPRHPGEYARLLAQKVQDSGARVWLVNTGWSGGMYGQGKRMSIAHTRAMINAALSGALDDVTFEKEGFFDLELPTQVPGVPEGVLNPRDAWADKGAYDQTARKLARMFRENFKRFEDGVDAAVTNSMPNPDAN from the coding sequence ATGAGCCTGACCGCGACCGACCCGCTGGCCGACCTCGGCATCAAGACCGCCACCATCCACCTCAACCCCGGCGTGGACGCCCTGTACGCCGATGCGATCCGGCTCGGCGAGGGCGTACAGGCCGCCTGCGGCCCCCTCACCGTCCGCACCAACAAGACCGGCCGCAGCCCCAAGGACCGCTTCATCGTCGAGGACGACCTGACCCGCGACCGCGTGTGGTGGGGCGGCTTCAACACCCCGATCAGCCCGGTCGTGTTCGACCGCCTGCTCGACAAGATGACCCGCCACGCCGAGGGCAAGGAACTGTTCGTACAGCAGGTGTACGCCGGGACCGACCCCCGCTACCGCATCGGCTGCCGCATGGTCACCGAGATGGCGTACCACTCGCTGTTCATCCGCAACATGTTCGTCCGCCCCACCCCCGAGGAACTCGCGGACTTCCACGAGGACTGGACCGTGCTGAACATCCCGTCCTTCAAGGCGGACCCCGCCGTGGACGGCGTGCGCAGCGACACGTTCATCATCGTGAACTTCACGCGCAAGATGATCATCGCGGGCGGCACCCAGTACGCCGGTGAGAACAAGAAGGGCATCTTCGGCGTCCTGAACTTCCTGCTGCCCGAAGCCGGCGTCATGCCCATGCACTGCTCCGCGAACGTCGGCGAAGGCGGCGACGTGGCGCTGTTCTTCGGCCTGAGCGGCACCGGCAAGACCACCCTGAGCGCCGACCCCAGCCGCAAACTGATCGGCGACGACGAGCACGGCTGGACGGACAGCGGCGTGTTCAACTTCGAGGGCGGCTGCTACGCCAAGGTCATCAACCTGAACGCCGAGGCCGAACCCGCCATCCACCGCACCACCCGCACCTACGGCACCGTGCTGGAGAACGTCGTGCTGGACGCACAGGGTGAACCCGATCTGAACGACGGTTCGCTGACCGAGAACACCCGCAGCGCCTACCCCATCGACCAGATCGACAACGTGCAGCCCGGGTCCATCGCGGGCCACCCGAAGAACGTGGTGTTCCTGACCGCCGACGCGTACGGCGTGCTGCCGCCCATCAGCCGCCTGAGCGCCGAGCAGACCATGTACCAGTTCATCAGCGGCTTCACCGCCAAGATCCCCGGCACGGAGGACGGCGTGACCGAACCCAGCCCCACCTTCAGCACCTGCTTCGGCGCGCCGTTCATGCCCCGCCACCCCGGCGAGTACGCCCGCCTACTGGCGCAGAAGGTACAGGACAGCGGCGCGCGCGTGTGGCTGGTGAACACCGGCTGGAGCGGCGGCATGTACGGTCAGGGCAAACGCATGAGCATCGCCCACACCCGCGCCATGATCAATGCGGCGCTGTCCGGCGCGCTGGACGACGTGACCTTCGAGAAGGAAGGCTTCTTCGACCTGGAGCTCCCCACCCAGGTGCCCGGCGTGCCCGAGGGCGTGCTGAACCCCCGCGACGCCTGGGCGGACAAAGGCGCCTACGACCAGACCGCCCGCAAACTGGCCCGCATGTTCCGGGAGAACTTCAAACGCTTCGAGGACGGCGTGGACGCCGCCGTCACGAACAGCATGCCCAACCCCGACGCGAACTGA
- the lepB gene encoding signal peptidase I gives MSAPPTTSRDSWRAWVLSAAAAYLLTTFGFTLARVDGDSMNPTLDSGDMLVLLKYPRWLRAWGLGGSYPRRGDLLIFKAPADSPYAFETLYGLRHRQYNVKRVLALPGDTVAVRDGRVVVNGRALAESYASEGFVDDQLALRVPAGKVWVMGDNRRIGESLDSRVYGPVDLRDAAGPADLRLWPRPGLIQR, from the coding sequence GTGAGTGCGCCCCCCACCACCTCCCGCGACAGCTGGCGCGCCTGGGTTCTCAGTGCCGCCGCCGCGTACCTGCTCACCACCTTCGGATTCACCCTGGCCCGCGTGGACGGCGACTCCATGAACCCCACACTGGACAGCGGCGACATGCTGGTCCTCCTGAAGTACCCCCGCTGGCTGCGCGCCTGGGGCCTGGGAGGGTCCTACCCGCGCCGGGGTGACCTGCTGATCTTCAAAGCACCCGCCGACAGTCCCTACGCCTTTGAGACGCTGTACGGCCTGCGGCACCGCCAGTACAACGTCAAACGCGTGCTGGCCCTGCCGGGCGACACCGTCGCGGTCCGCGACGGGCGGGTGGTGGTCAATGGCCGCGCCCTGGCCGAAAGTTACGCCAGCGAGGGCTTCGTGGACGACCAGCTTGCCCTGCGCGTTCCTGCCGGGAAGGTCTGGGTGATGGGTGACAACCGCCGCATCGGCGAGAGCCTCGACAGCCGCGTGTACGGCCCGGTGGACCTGCGCGACGCCGCCGGGCCCGCCGACCTGCGTCTGTGGCCCCGCCCGGGCCTGATCCAGCGCTGA
- a CDS encoding DeoR/GlpR family DNA-binding transcription regulator has product MIEGRRSEIIALVRQHGELSVTELSGLLGVSEVTVRSDLSALAQAGHVRRTRGRVSLPLDLRREAPLETSMREFAAAKRRIGQAAAALVRSGDTVFLDVGSTTSEVARALSPSLQDVTVVTNGLNIALLLERLPGVRVIVTGGTLRPLQHSLVSPYALDVLRHIHADRLFLGCNGVHAASGVTNANHEEAEVKRLMAEQAREVVVVADHRKLGVVSRAFITPLDRVSTLITDRAATSPPPDVLAAVQDVRVV; this is encoded by the coding sequence ATGATCGAGGGCCGACGCAGCGAGATCATCGCGCTGGTCCGCCAGCACGGCGAACTGAGTGTGACGGAACTCTCGGGCCTACTGGGCGTCTCGGAGGTCACGGTCCGCAGCGACCTCAGCGCGCTGGCGCAGGCCGGGCACGTGCGGCGCACGCGCGGGCGGGTCAGCCTGCCCCTGGACCTGCGGCGCGAGGCCCCGCTGGAGACCAGCATGCGCGAGTTCGCAGCGGCCAAGCGGCGCATCGGGCAGGCGGCGGCGGCCCTGGTCCGCAGTGGCGACACCGTGTTCCTGGACGTGGGCAGCACCACCTCCGAGGTCGCGCGGGCGCTGTCCCCGTCCCTGCAGGACGTGACGGTCGTGACGAACGGCCTGAACATCGCCCTGCTCCTCGAGCGCCTGCCGGGCGTGCGGGTCATCGTGACCGGCGGAACGCTGCGGCCCCTGCAACACTCGCTGGTCAGCCCGTACGCGCTGGACGTGCTGCGCCACATTCACGCCGACCGGCTGTTCCTGGGCTGCAACGGCGTGCACGCCGCGTCGGGCGTGACGAACGCGAACCACGAGGAGGCCGAGGTCAAGCGCCTGATGGCCGAGCAGGCGCGCGAGGTGGTGGTCGTCGCGGACCACCGCAAGCTGGGCGTGGTCAGCCGGGCGTTCATCACGCCGCTGGACCGCGTGTCGACCCTGATCACCGACCGCGCCGCGACCTCTCCCCCACCGGACGTGCTGGCGGCCGTGCAGGACGTCCGCGTGGTGTGA